In one window of Streptomyces sp. NBC_01224 DNA:
- the rpe gene encoding ribulose-phosphate 3-epimerase, producing MAQINPSILSADFARLAEEAKAVEGADWLHVDVMDNHFVPNLTLGVPIVESLSRATDTPLDCHLMIEDPDRWAPQYIEAGAGSVTFHVEAAAAPVRLAREIRAKGARASMALKPATPIEPYEDLLPELDMLLIMTVEPGFGGQAFLDIMLPKIRRTRELISKHGLELWLQIDGGVSESTIERCAEAGADVFVAGSAVYGTEDPAEAVRALRAKAEAATASAAWACRH from the coding sequence ATGGCTCAGATCAACCCCAGCATCCTGTCCGCCGACTTCGCCCGTCTCGCCGAGGAGGCGAAGGCAGTCGAAGGTGCCGACTGGCTCCATGTCGATGTGATGGACAACCACTTTGTGCCCAATCTGACCCTCGGCGTGCCGATCGTGGAATCGCTGAGCCGGGCCACGGACACTCCGCTGGACTGCCATCTGATGATCGAGGACCCGGACCGCTGGGCGCCGCAGTACATCGAGGCGGGCGCCGGTTCCGTCACCTTCCATGTGGAGGCCGCGGCAGCCCCCGTACGGCTGGCGCGGGAGATCCGGGCCAAGGGCGCCCGTGCCTCCATGGCGCTCAAGCCCGCGACGCCCATCGAGCCGTACGAGGACCTGCTCCCCGAACTCGACATGCTGCTGATCATGACGGTGGAGCCGGGCTTCGGCGGCCAGGCTTTCCTGGACATCATGCTGCCGAAGATCCGCCGCACCCGTGAGCTGATCTCCAAGCACGGCCTCGAGCTGTGGCTCCAGATCGACGGCGGCGTCTCGGAGTCCACCATCGAGCGGTGCGCCGAGGCCGGTGCGGATGTCTTCGTCGCGGGTTCGGCGGTGTACGGGACCGAGGACCCGGCCGAAGCGGTGCGCGCCCTGCGCGCCAAGGCGGAAGCGGCCACCGCCTCGGCGGCCTGGGCGTGCCGCCACTGA
- the fmt gene encoding methionyl-tRNA formyltransferase: MKLVFAGTPEVAVPALDALIASDRHEVAAVVTRPDAPAGRGRRLVASPVAERAEEAGIEVLKPARPRDEDFLARLREIGPDCCPVVAYGALLPRTTLDVPARGWVNLHFSLLPAWRGAAPVQHAIMAGDEVTGASTFLIEEGLDSGPVYGVLTEEVRPTDTSGDLLTRLAFAGAGLLVATMDGIEDGTLHAVPQPAEGVTLAPKITVEDAQVQWSAPALRVDRVVRGCTPAPGAWTLFRGERLKVIQAVPVLDRADLAPAELSAAKNNVYVGTGSHAVELLWVQPQGKKPMRAADWARGVRIVHGELMGI; this comes from the coding sequence ATGAAGCTCGTCTTCGCAGGCACCCCCGAGGTAGCCGTACCCGCCCTGGACGCCCTGATCGCCTCCGACCGGCACGAGGTGGCCGCCGTCGTCACCCGGCCCGACGCCCCCGCCGGGCGAGGCCGTCGCCTGGTCGCCAGCCCCGTCGCCGAGCGCGCAGAGGAGGCCGGGATCGAGGTGCTCAAGCCCGCCCGGCCGCGCGACGAGGACTTCCTGGCGCGGCTGCGGGAGATCGGCCCGGATTGCTGTCCGGTCGTCGCCTACGGAGCGCTGCTGCCCAGGACCACGCTCGACGTGCCCGCCCGCGGCTGGGTCAACCTCCACTTCTCGCTGCTGCCCGCCTGGCGCGGCGCGGCCCCCGTACAGCACGCGATCATGGCCGGGGACGAGGTGACCGGTGCGTCGACCTTCCTGATCGAGGAGGGGCTCGACTCCGGCCCGGTGTACGGCGTCCTCACCGAAGAGGTACGGCCCACCGACACCAGCGGTGACCTGCTCACCCGGCTGGCGTTCGCGGGTGCGGGGCTGCTCGTCGCGACCATGGACGGCATCGAGGACGGCACGCTGCACGCCGTACCCCAGCCCGCCGAGGGCGTCACCCTGGCGCCGAAGATCACCGTCGAGGACGCCCAGGTGCAGTGGTCCGCCCCTGCCCTGCGGGTCGACCGGGTGGTGCGCGGATGCACTCCCGCTCCCGGGGCGTGGACGCTGTTCCGCGGGGAGCGGCTGAAGGTGATCCAGGCGGTGCCCGTGCTGGACCGTGCCGATCTGGCGCCCGCCGAGCTGTCGGCGGCCAAGAACAATGTGTACGTGGGCACCGGCTCGCACGCCGTCGAGCTGCTCTGGGTCCAGCCGCAGGGCAAGAAGCCGATGCGGGCCGCGGACTGGGCCCGCGGGGTGCGCATCGTCCACGGCGAGCTGATGGGGATCTAG
- a CDS encoding sugar-binding transcriptional regulator, which yields MSAGRSALRMGPAELVQAAAMARRFYLEGKSKIQIAEEFGVSRFKVARVLETALERDLVRIEIRVPAELDAERSDALRARYGLRHAVVVESPAEEQDDAPDPENLGEVAADLLGELVNEGDVLGLAWGRSTIHMAAALDRLPPCTVVQLTGVYDAGTAERGSVEAVRRAAQVAGGEAHPIYAPMLLPDPATAAALRHQTGIARAFEYFDKVTVAAVSIGSWEPGISTVHDMLTDEERAHYASLGVAAEMSAHLFDTEGRRVGRDLGERCITVEADRLRRIPEVVAIAGGQRKAAAIGAVLRSGLVTSLVTDTAAADYLLTESPAPRRPALERADPDGA from the coding sequence ATGTCGGCGGGACGGTCCGCCCTGCGGATGGGGCCCGCGGAGCTGGTGCAGGCGGCGGCCATGGCCCGCCGCTTCTACCTCGAAGGAAAGTCGAAGATCCAGATCGCCGAGGAGTTCGGCGTCAGCCGCTTCAAGGTGGCCCGGGTCCTGGAGACGGCTCTTGAGCGCGACCTCGTACGGATCGAGATCCGCGTCCCCGCGGAGCTGGACGCCGAGCGCTCCGACGCGCTCAGGGCCCGCTACGGTCTGCGTCACGCGGTCGTCGTCGAATCTCCGGCGGAGGAGCAGGACGACGCACCGGACCCGGAGAACCTGGGTGAGGTCGCGGCGGATCTCCTCGGAGAACTGGTGAACGAGGGCGATGTGCTCGGCCTGGCCTGGGGCCGGTCCACCATCCACATGGCGGCGGCGCTCGACCGGCTGCCGCCGTGCACGGTCGTGCAGCTCACCGGGGTGTACGACGCGGGGACGGCCGAGCGCGGCTCGGTCGAGGCGGTCCGGCGGGCCGCCCAGGTGGCCGGCGGTGAGGCCCACCCGATCTACGCGCCGATGCTGCTGCCCGACCCGGCCACGGCCGCCGCGCTGCGCCACCAGACCGGTATCGCCCGCGCCTTCGAGTACTTCGACAAGGTGACGGTCGCCGCGGTGTCCATCGGCTCCTGGGAGCCGGGCATCTCCACCGTCCACGACATGCTCACGGACGAGGAGCGGGCGCACTACGCGTCGCTCGGCGTCGCCGCCGAGATGTCCGCGCACCTCTTCGACACGGAGGGGCGGCGGGTCGGCCGGGACCTGGGGGAGCGGTGCATCACGGTCGAGGCCGACCGGCTGCGCCGGATCCCCGAGGTGGTGGCGATCGCGGGCGGCCAGCGGAAGGCTGCGGCGATCGGGGCGGTGCTGCGGTCCGGGCTCGTCACCAGCCTGGTGACGGACACGGCGGCGGCCGACTATCTGCTGACCGAGTCGCCGGCGCCGCGGCGGCCGGCGCTGGAACGGGCGGATCCGGACGGGGCCTGA
- a CDS encoding Lrp/AsnC family transcriptional regulator → MRLNDLDERIVHALAEDARRSYADIGALIGLSAPAVKRRVDRLRAEGAITGFTVRVDPAALGWETEGFIEIYCSRNTSPEAIKQGLARYPEIASASTVTGEADAIVQVFAADMRHFEQVLERIAGEPYVERTKSVLVLSPLLRRYSSGSPE, encoded by the coding sequence GTGCGCCTGAACGACCTCGACGAACGCATCGTCCACGCCCTCGCCGAAGACGCCCGGCGCTCCTACGCGGACATCGGCGCGCTCATCGGCCTGTCCGCCCCCGCCGTGAAACGCCGCGTGGACCGGCTGCGCGCCGAGGGCGCGATCACCGGCTTCACGGTGCGGGTGGACCCGGCGGCGCTGGGGTGGGAGACCGAGGGGTTCATCGAGATCTACTGCAGCCGCAATACGTCGCCGGAGGCGATCAAGCAGGGGCTTGCGCGGTATCCGGAGATCGCGTCGGCCTCCACGGTGACGGGGGAGGCCGACGCGATTGTGCAGGTCTTCGCCGCGGACATGCGCCACTTCGAGCAGGTGCTCGAGCGGATTGCGGGCGAGCCGTATGTGGAGCGGACGAAGTCCGTGCTCGTGCTGTCGCCGTTGCTGCGGCGGTACTCGTCAGGGTCGCCGGAGTAG
- a CDS encoding RsmB/NOP family class I SAM-dependent RNA methyltransferase has translation MNDQQRRRPAKPHRRPKKDPVRFLAFEALRAVDERDAYANLVLPPLLKKARAKGDFDNRDAALATELVYGTLRRQGTYDAIVAACIDRPLREVDPPVLDVLNMGVHQLLGTRIPTHAAVSASVELARVVLGEGRAKFVNAVLRKVSADDLDGWVARVAPSYDEDAEDHLAVVHSHPRWVVSALWDALGGGRAGIEDLLEADNERPEVTLVARPGRSTTDELLTALGDENGLPGRWSPYAVRMAEGGEPGALTAVQEGRAGVQDEGSQLVAAALANAPLEGSDTRWLDGCAGPGGKAALLGALAAGRGAALLAAEKQPHRARLVERALAGNPGPYQVITADGTRPPWQPGTFDRILMDVPCSGLGALRRRPEARWRRRPEDLESFAPLQRGLLREALKAVRVGGIVGYATCSPHLAETRVVVEDVLKGRGGPPVDAEWVDARPLMPGVPALGDGPDVQLWPHLHGTDAMYLALLRRTA, from the coding sequence GTGAACGACCAGCAGCGTCGCCGTCCCGCCAAGCCGCATCGCCGCCCCAAGAAGGACCCCGTCCGGTTCCTCGCCTTCGAAGCGCTCAGGGCCGTCGACGAACGCGATGCGTACGCCAACCTCGTCCTTCCTCCGCTGCTGAAGAAGGCCCGCGCCAAGGGAGACTTCGACAACAGGGACGCGGCGCTGGCGACCGAACTGGTCTACGGGACGCTGCGCCGCCAGGGGACGTACGACGCGATCGTCGCGGCCTGCATCGACCGGCCGCTGCGCGAAGTCGACCCGCCGGTCCTCGACGTGCTCAACATGGGCGTGCACCAGCTGCTCGGCACCCGTATCCCCACCCATGCGGCGGTCTCCGCCAGCGTGGAGCTGGCCCGTGTGGTGCTCGGCGAAGGGCGGGCCAAGTTCGTCAACGCCGTGCTTCGGAAGGTCTCCGCGGACGACCTCGACGGCTGGGTGGCGCGCGTCGCCCCGTCGTACGACGAGGACGCCGAGGACCACCTCGCGGTCGTGCACTCGCATCCGCGTTGGGTCGTGTCCGCGCTCTGGGACGCACTGGGCGGCGGCCGTGCCGGGATCGAGGACCTCCTCGAAGCGGACAACGAACGGCCCGAGGTCACCCTGGTCGCCCGCCCCGGCCGCTCCACCACCGACGAACTGCTCACCGCCCTCGGTGACGAGAACGGCCTGCCCGGCCGCTGGTCGCCCTATGCCGTACGGATGGCGGAGGGCGGCGAGCCCGGCGCGCTGACCGCCGTGCAGGAGGGCCGGGCCGGGGTCCAGGACGAGGGCAGCCAGCTGGTGGCCGCCGCCCTCGCCAACGCACCGCTGGAGGGCAGCGACACCCGGTGGCTCGACGGCTGTGCGGGGCCGGGCGGCAAGGCCGCCCTGCTCGGCGCACTCGCCGCCGGACGCGGTGCCGCCCTGCTCGCCGCCGAGAAGCAGCCGCACCGGGCCCGCCTCGTGGAGCGCGCGCTGGCCGGCAACCCCGGCCCCTACCAGGTGATCACCGCCGACGGAACCCGCCCGCCGTGGCAGCCCGGCACCTTCGACCGGATCCTGATGGACGTCCCGTGCTCGGGCCTCGGCGCGCTGCGCCGCCGCCCGGAGGCGCGCTGGCGGCGTCGCCCGGAGGACCTGGAGAGCTTCGCACCGCTGCAACGCGGTCTGCTGCGTGAGGCATTGAAGGCGGTGCGGGTCGGCGGCATCGTCGGTTACGCGACCTGCTCACCGCATCTCGCGGAGACCCGGGTCGTCGTCGAGGACGTGCTCAAGGGGCGTGGCGGCCCTCCGGTCGATGCGGAGTGGGTCGATGCCCGCCCGCTGATGCCGGGAGTGCCCGCGCTGGGCGACGGTCCCGACGTCCAGCTGTGGCCGCATCTGCACGGCACCGACGCGATGTACCTGGCACTGCTGCGCCGGACCGCCTGA
- a CDS encoding aldehyde dehydrogenase family protein: MSFFTDLAHQYIDGEWRPGKGSWDIIDFNPYNGEKLASITVATADEVDQAYRSAEAAQRAWGDTNPYARRLVLERALRVVEEREPEISDAIVAELGGTRLKAAFELHLAKEFLRESIQLALRPSGQILPSPTEGKENRVYRVPVGVVGVISPFNFPFLLSLKSVAPALALGNAVVLKPHQNTPVCGGTLVAKVFEEAGLPAGLLNVVITDIAEIGDALLEHPIPQVISFTGSDKVGRHVATVCAANLKRAVLELGGNSALIVLDDADLDYAVDAAVFSRYVHQGQVCMAANRILVDRSVEKEFTEKFVAKVASLRVGDPADPETQIGPLINSSQAEAISSLVDQTVEAGATALLHGSADGNLVSPSVLTGLAADSPVLSQEIFGPVALLVPFDGEDEAVRIANDTPYGLSGAVHTGNIERGVRIGQRIHTGMIHINDGTVHDEPIVPFGGEKSSGLGRLNGESMIEAFTTQKWISVQHGRSQFPF; this comes from the coding sequence ATGTCCTTCTTCACCGACCTGGCCCATCAGTACATCGACGGAGAGTGGAGGCCGGGCAAGGGGTCCTGGGACATCATCGACTTCAATCCGTACAACGGGGAGAAGCTCGCCTCGATCACGGTCGCCACAGCTGACGAGGTGGACCAGGCGTACCGGTCCGCCGAGGCCGCCCAGCGGGCGTGGGGCGACACCAATCCGTACGCCCGCCGGCTGGTGCTGGAGCGGGCGCTGCGCGTCGTCGAGGAGCGCGAGCCGGAGATCAGCGACGCGATCGTCGCGGAACTGGGCGGTACCCGGCTGAAGGCGGCCTTCGAGCTGCATCTCGCCAAGGAGTTCCTGCGGGAGTCGATCCAGCTCGCGCTGCGGCCCTCCGGGCAGATACTGCCCTCGCCGACCGAGGGCAAGGAGAACCGCGTCTACCGGGTGCCCGTCGGTGTCGTGGGTGTCATCAGCCCCTTCAACTTCCCGTTCCTGCTGTCGCTGAAGTCGGTCGCCCCCGCCCTGGCGCTCGGCAATGCCGTGGTGCTCAAGCCGCACCAGAACACCCCGGTCTGCGGCGGCACGCTGGTGGCGAAGGTGTTCGAGGAGGCGGGGCTGCCGGCCGGGCTCCTGAACGTCGTGATCACCGACATCGCGGAGATCGGTGACGCACTGCTGGAGCACCCCATTCCGCAGGTCATCTCCTTCACCGGTTCGGACAAGGTGGGACGGCACGTCGCCACGGTCTGCGCGGCGAACCTCAAGCGCGCCGTGCTCGAACTCGGCGGCAACAGTGCGCTCATCGTCCTTGATGACGCCGATCTGGACTACGCCGTGGACGCGGCTGTCTTCAGCCGGTACGTGCACCAGGGTCAGGTCTGCATGGCCGCGAACCGGATCCTGGTCGACCGCTCGGTGGAGAAGGAATTCACCGAGAAGTTCGTCGCCAAGGTCGCTTCGCTGCGGGTGGGGGACCCGGCCGACCCGGAGACCCAGATCGGCCCGCTGATCAACTCCTCGCAGGCCGAGGCCATTTCATCGCTCGTCGACCAGACCGTCGAGGCCGGCGCGACGGCCCTGCTGCACGGCAGCGCCGACGGTAATCTGGTGAGCCCGTCCGTGCTGACCGGTCTGGCCGCGGATTCCCCCGTCCTGTCCCAGGAGATCTTCGGGCCGGTCGCGCTCCTCGTACCGTTCGACGGTGAGGACGAGGCGGTTCGGATCGCCAACGACACCCCGTACGGTCTGAGCGGCGCGGTGCACACCGGCAACATCGAGCGCGGCGTACGGATCGGGCAGCGGATCCACACCGGCATGATCCACATCAACGACGGCACGGTCCACGACGAGCCCATCGTCCCGTTCGGCGGCGAGAAGAGCTCCGGCCTCGGCCGGCTGAACGGCGAGTCGATGATCGAGGCCTTCACCACCCAGAAGTGGATCTCGGTGCAGCACGGCCGTTCGCAGTTCCCGTTCTGA
- a CDS encoding terpene synthase family protein: MESELPDIYCPFPQRTNPHVGHTRVHLDSWIRNTGLVHRDSARERFEQADFGAFVGMVYPTADGKNLDLVADWFVWLFLVDDQLDDGHLGRSPERVRDVVAVMRSVIEGTGTGTLPDEDLPAAVVALVDLWERTTPTAAAHWRTRFGWHLTTYLTTATTWEAGNRAAGVVPSEATYIAKRRHTGAIHVCMDLIEIVAGIEAPESIHNDSRFIAALEASCNVVCWANDVYSYEKEQVLGEIHNLVHLVRHHRGYGKQQALEHVCAEIATETERFLTAEAELLAAYPQLSWMLAPYLDGMRSWMRGNLDWSRQTPRYNPADVSQYEEPEEYLEATVLGVARN; this comes from the coding sequence GTGGAGAGCGAACTGCCGGACATCTACTGCCCGTTCCCCCAGCGGACGAATCCGCACGTCGGGCACACCCGGGTCCACCTCGACAGCTGGATCCGCAACACCGGTCTGGTACACCGGGATTCAGCCAGGGAGCGCTTCGAGCAAGCGGACTTCGGAGCGTTCGTCGGCATGGTGTATCCGACTGCCGACGGCAAGAATCTCGACCTCGTCGCCGACTGGTTCGTATGGCTGTTTCTCGTCGACGACCAGCTCGACGACGGTCACCTGGGCCGCAGCCCCGAGCGGGTGCGGGACGTGGTCGCGGTGATGCGGTCCGTGATCGAGGGCACCGGTACCGGCACCCTGCCGGACGAGGACCTTCCCGCCGCCGTGGTCGCCCTGGTCGATCTGTGGGAGCGGACGACGCCGACCGCGGCCGCGCACTGGCGCACCCGGTTCGGCTGGCACCTCACCACGTATCTCACGACGGCCACCACCTGGGAGGCCGGGAACCGGGCCGCAGGGGTGGTGCCGTCCGAGGCGACGTACATCGCCAAGCGTCGCCACACCGGCGCGATACATGTCTGCATGGACCTGATAGAGATCGTGGCCGGGATCGAGGCTCCCGAGTCGATCCACAACGACTCCCGGTTCATCGCCGCACTGGAAGCGTCGTGCAATGTCGTGTGCTGGGCCAACGACGTGTACTCCTACGAGAAGGAGCAGGTGCTCGGCGAGATCCACAATCTCGTCCATCTGGTCCGGCACCACCGTGGTTACGGCAAGCAGCAGGCGCTCGAACACGTCTGCGCGGAGATCGCCACGGAGACGGAGCGGTTCCTCACCGCCGAGGCCGAGCTGCTGGCCGCGTACCCCCAGCTGTCCTGGATGCTCGCACCGTACCTGGACGGGATGCGGAGCTGGATGCGCGGCAACCTGGACTGGTCACGGCAGACCCCCCGCTACAACCCGGCCGATGTGAGCCAGTACGAGGAGCCGGAAGAGTACCTGGAGGCAACGGTCCTGGGCGTGGCCCGGAACTGA
- a CDS encoding GuaB1 family IMP dehydrogenase-related protein — protein sequence MRFLEPGTGRYTDSPSVPYDLTYDDVFMVPGRSAVGSRQGVDLSSPDGSGTTIPLVVANMTAIAGRRMAETIARRGGLVVIPQDIPIDVVTDVVSWVKTRHLVLDTPIVLAPGQTVADALSLLPKRAHGAGVVVDEEQRPLGVVTDHDLTGVDRFTQLSEVMSRDLVLLDADIDPRDAFNKLDGAHRKLAPAVDADGRLVGILTRKAALRATLYTPATDAAGKLRIAAAVGINGDVAGKAKQLLDAGVDTLVVDTAHGHQESMISAVRAVRALDPQVPIVAGNIVAAEGVRDLIEAGADIIKVGVGPGAMCTTRMMTGVGRPQFSAVLECAAEAKKYGKHVWADGGVRHPRDVAMALAAGASNVMIGSWFAGTYESPGDLQQSADGRFYKESFGMASARAVKNRTSDESAYDRARKALFEEGISTSRMFLDPARPGVEDLIDSIIAGVRSSCTYAGAASLEEFAEKAVVGVQSAAGYAEGKPLHASWS from the coding sequence ATGCGTTTTCTTGAGCCCGGCACTGGTCGCTACACAGACTCCCCCTCGGTCCCGTACGACCTCACGTACGACGATGTCTTCATGGTTCCGGGCCGTTCGGCGGTCGGTTCCCGCCAGGGTGTCGACCTCTCCTCGCCGGACGGCAGCGGTACCACCATCCCGCTCGTCGTCGCGAACATGACGGCCATCGCGGGCCGCCGGATGGCTGAAACGATCGCCCGCCGCGGCGGGCTCGTCGTCATCCCTCAGGACATCCCGATCGACGTCGTCACCGATGTCGTCTCCTGGGTGAAAACGCGCCACCTCGTGCTCGACACGCCGATCGTGCTGGCCCCGGGCCAGACGGTCGCCGACGCACTGTCCCTGCTGCCGAAACGCGCGCACGGCGCGGGTGTCGTCGTCGACGAGGAGCAGCGGCCCCTCGGTGTCGTCACCGACCACGACCTCACCGGTGTCGACCGCTTCACCCAGCTCTCCGAGGTCATGTCCAGGGATCTGGTGCTGCTCGACGCGGACATCGACCCGCGCGACGCGTTCAACAAGCTCGACGGCGCCCACCGCAAGCTCGCCCCCGCGGTCGACGCGGACGGCCGGCTCGTCGGCATCCTCACCCGTAAGGCCGCACTGCGCGCCACTCTGTACACCCCCGCCACCGACGCGGCCGGCAAGCTGCGGATCGCCGCCGCCGTCGGGATCAACGGCGATGTGGCCGGCAAGGCCAAGCAGCTCCTCGACGCGGGCGTCGACACGCTTGTCGTGGATACTGCCCACGGCCACCAGGAGTCCATGATCAGCGCGGTCAGGGCCGTCCGGGCGCTCGACCCGCAGGTGCCGATCGTCGCGGGCAACATCGTCGCCGCCGAGGGTGTGCGCGACCTCATCGAGGCCGGCGCGGACATCATCAAGGTCGGTGTCGGCCCCGGCGCCATGTGCACCACCCGGATGATGACCGGTGTGGGCCGGCCGCAGTTCTCCGCCGTCCTGGAGTGTGCCGCCGAGGCGAAGAAATACGGCAAGCACGTCTGGGCGGACGGCGGCGTCCGTCACCCGCGCGATGTCGCCATGGCGCTCGCCGCGGGCGCGTCCAACGTGATGATCGGCTCATGGTTCGCCGGTACGTACGAGTCGCCGGGCGACCTCCAGCAGTCCGCCGACGGCCGCTTCTACAAGGAATCCTTCGGCATGGCGTCCGCGCGCGCCGTGAAGAACCGTACGTCGGACGAGTCGGCGTACGACCGGGCCCGCAAGGCGCTCTTCGAGGAGGGCATCTCCACCTCGCGGATGTTCCTCGACCCGGCCCGGCCCGGCGTCGAGGACCTGATCGACTCGATCATCGCGGGCGTCCGCTCCTCCTGCACCTATGCCGGCGCGGCCTCCCTGGAGGAGTTCGCCGAGAAGGCGGTCGTCGGGGTGCAGAGTGCCGCCGGTTACGCCGAGGGCAAGCCGCTGCACGCCAGCTGGAGTTGA